The DNA sequence AACTTGGATTTTCCAGAGAATAAAGCTAATCGAACAAAAGAGTGTGCAATGGCATTATTGTCTCGTTCAAGCTGTGGTCATAATTTTAAAAGCAAGCCAAGCTTCATAAATGTCTCGGAGAATGCGGCCAAATTTAGAAGGACCAAATCTTCTCTCAATTTTTCTCTGCCTGTCCTCATctaattaaaacaattaaatGTATATCTCCTTATTTAATAGATTTAACATATTTAagaactattttattttacctttccgactttttttattattattattaaatgttCTTCTCAtgccatttttttaaaataataataataataaagacactttaataaaatcagattttggttaataataatataattctatcaagaaaaaaaaaagactgatttaatattatgttatattattcACTTAAAACTAATTGTATTAATAACTTTAGTAACCTATTTTTTTATTGCtccttaaaaagaaaattagattGGTGtatctttaatattttttaaatattaaatgtatcaGTATAGCTTACGTTAGCATCAATAATATATTGGGGTAAAAATTGATTTATTCAAgtgactttattattatttaacaaaaaaaaaaatgtcacatgaattaaggataaaataaaataatccttAAATATATTCACATTAATAAGGGGATATAttgtttcaaaagaaaaaaaaaataagggatATAATTGGAGAGCTTGGAGCATTTTAATTAAAGTGGGACAGAGAAAAAATTGCTCCAAATTTAGAgtgattaatattttttgagCTGCACTTTTGACACACCCTATTTGGttatttaaatgataaaaaaaaacaccCTTCTCATTTTTtaccttaattttttatataaacaaaataaataatatttattttagctATTATTGGATAGAATTAGATTAGAGAATCGAGATTAAATCTTTACTCAATAATATTGACATTATTTAGGATAATCTTTTTTTGGAACAAAATAAGATGACATCTATCTTTTATCATTACTTATCTGAAGCAGTACGTACGTACCTAACCGTGGGCGAAGAGATCATATACTATACCACACGACAGCTAACTGTGCACTCTCACTCACAAGATCACACTTTCCCAAATAGATTAAAGAGACAAATCCCACCACCACTACCTTCCTCATAGTCTCAACAAAGTCCCTTGAATTCAAACATAACCCAACGCCGTCATAACGGTCCATCGTCGCCACCGCTCTGCAACCGTTGAAATCAATTTCGTCTATTTTTCTTAAACTTTCAGAGTAATTAGCTTGGAATGTCTGAAGGTTAGGCTATATTGATCAGAGCACTTTATGAACTCTTAACCCTAAATCAAAACCCATTCCCTGTTTTTCTGCAACGCCATATATAGTTTCTTTCCCTCCATATGTCTGCTTGCTCTTCAAGCTACTGGTAAGTTAGTTTTCTCACTCCAACACCATTTCAGTATTCTTCTTTTTCTCCTTTATGTGTCAAAAAGTTGGGATTTCAGTCAaatgatttttttgttttatggATTTTTAATTAGTTGCAAGAATAATGAGGCGTGTTTATTCGGCTGAATCCACTCGGAATTTGGCTTGTAGagccaaataaaataaaaattgaacaacttttgtaattaattaattaattaattaattattttggtatTGGGTTTCTTTgtttgtaaatatatatgatttGCAGAGTAACGAATTTAAAAGTAAATGATATTCTTTGGTTGAATCTTGAAATTACAAATGGAACACAACCTATTTTTGGATGGattaattcaattaatttaataagtAAATTGGATAATTCTCATTTGTACAGTACGGATTTCAATGGAATGGATAAAAGGAGATATATCTCTAATAGAGAGATTTACATCTTTTGTTTACAAATATATGAATATGATACGTTTACTGCTTACAACCACATGATTGGTGCACCGGCTGGTCTGTCCCAGCCAATCAACACACAAAAGACAAATCTTTAACGTTGCTATGCTGTCAAACACACACATTTTTGGTGAACACCCAACTATGATTTGGAATTTGGATAATATGAATGTAAGACTCTTGAGTTTTAAACTCTTTCGACCTTTCAATACAAATAGAGGTCCAGAAACCAGCTTAGATTTACTGCGTCACCATTGATGTGGGGTACCATACTGCGGGTCCCATCTAACATGGGAAAGTAGAAACAGGACAGACCCATGAATGATCTGGTTCAATCTCTTCAGAGGCTTCTTTTTACTATAAATAAGCTCATAATGTCCTTGTGGATCTTTTGTCTTATCCTCCATTTGTGGTCAACCACTTGTCAATCATAGCGTTATTATAACTGCTGTTATATCCATAACTTCGTACTCTGGTATCATTTTTTTTCCCAATCTTCTATTAGTTTTAATCGCCAGCTACCCTACTTGCAGGCATCAAAGGAAATTTCACATGCTGGGATTGGTTTACACCATTCTCAATAAATAAAATCTCGTTTTTGCAGAAGAATTCTTCCTCCAGGAGAGATTCTGGAGGAAGAACTGCTCAAATGTCGACAATTTCGATTCACAGGCTTCAGTTATTGAGTTTCTCCCATGGCAGAATCAAATCACATAGAAGATTTCACAGAACCTATGCCATTACCATGTGAGTCTCTAGTTTATGTTATTTCTGATATGGATTGTCTTTGTTTCTGTTAATTTTGTTGTGTGTTTTCTTTTGTATTTTCATTTTCTTATCTACATATATATCCTGGGTGAATTAACAGGACAATGGATGCCAAATCTTCTGAAAAAAAGAAGATTGAAGAAATTTCTGTACAGATTCCATCATTATCGTCACCTATTACTCAACGTGAATTATTAAAATCATCTGATCTGCAATTTAACCGGCTGCAACCATCAGAAAGAGATttaattcaagaaaaaaaacttGAATTTGGACATTTTGTTGCAAGAGACGCCATTCTTGATGAAGAATTCTGGGTAGGAAATGATATAGCAGAGGGATAAATAGTTTGCCAGTGAATATTTGGGTGTGGGTTATTTTTGTTCATAATTTAATTTGAGGTGCTTGTTTGGTTTTAAACTTGTGGTAGACTGCAGCATGGCTTCGTGCAGAAAGTCACTGGGAGGATAGATCAAGTGACAGGTGCGCCCTCTTTCtccataatattaatttaaagttTGGATTTCATCACTTATATCTGTACATGGCCTTGGTTTTTCAGTATACTTTGACTAAAGATTGTATGAATTCCTGTCATAGTTATTTGGTAGACCCATTTAGGTTGTTCTAAAAAAAAGGAGAGGGGATAGATTCAAACTCTTATTAGTTTCAGGTTCGACTAGTTTTAGGAAACCTGTGGCTGGACCTTTCAAATGTTTGGTTGCATTCCATTACTTGTATATCACCAAGCTAATTCTAGCCTACACTTGGTTAACACAGATATGTCGATAACCACAAAAGGAAATTTGCAGAGCAGGTAGGattcttcatttcttttcatTATTAAGTATAATTCAATCACTTGGTAAATATAACAGTATTGTTGAATAATGTTTCATGTTATAGGAGTTTAATGCCATTAAAAAGCGAAACAAATGGCAGCATAGGCCAAATGAAAGATGTGCATGCATTGTTGCGGTATGACATCTATACAtgagtaaaaaaattataaagcaCAACTAAGTTTCTCACTCATTTACATGGCAAGGAAGTTTTGATGATCGATTGTAATCCGTATGAGACCTTACTCAGTATTTTGTCTAATTTATCAGGTAAAAAAGGAAACGAAGAATGTGAAACGCACAGTACTGAAAAGTGTGGTTGGAACTCTCGATTTGAGCATTCGGTACTTGTTGCATGGAGAAACCTTTCCAGGGGTATAAAAGCATTCTATATTTGTATCATTGTCCATCTCTTGGAATTAAAAGTGTACTTTAAAACTAAAACTAATGACACTCAGGAACGGGTGAAAGCTCCTCTCTTCTGCAGCATAAACCGTACATCccaaaatagatatggttataTTGCAAACTTGTGTGTTGCCAAATCAGCACGTCGCCAGGGTATTGCAAGTAATATGCTGTATTTTGCTGTTGAATCAGCTATTTCAGATGGTAAGATGAAAGTTTAAACAAGAATTTTGTTCATCTTTTTCTGTACTAGAAGGGTTCATCTGATTAACATTTTGCGTGACAGGTGTTGAACAGGTTTATGTGCATGTGTATAGAGATAACAAAGCTGCGCAAGAGCTGTACCGCAAGATGGGTTTCGAGgtaaaatattcaaattgtCATTGTTAATTGATTTGTGCTCGTCTTCAATCATGGTCTTGAATTCATCTCAAGAGAACTGAACTAATGCTCAGTTCTTAACTCTCTTATCAGTTGGTTCAAATGGCAAGCTCTCAATTATTAGAGGAGGGAACGTTCTTGCTTTGCTTCAAATCCTGAAAACCATTCGACTCAAAATTTATCTCTTGGTGTAAAGAAACATATTCTAGGTGACTTGTAGAATATCTATAGGCTGCTATCCAAAGCGAGAAGGAATGTTTTTGGTCATTACCTTCAATTTGTAATATCTTGTTCAATAGGCTTTGAACAATattcttctatattttaatttttttttcttttatgtaaTTTCTGCAAGTTGAAATGGAAAAcaggaagaaaagaaaaatagagaagCTGTCATTTATATCCTTTCCATCTCTCGAGCAATTGTCCTTAGCATTTACAAGATCATATTTGATGCAAAAGTCATATAACAAAGTGGCTTCTTTTTATTATGCCAACAAATCATAACAATAAgacttaaaatttttgttttatttttcaacttTGTAAAAAATCAAATGTAATCTTGTTTAATCAACTGTCCTAGATCTACAAATGCCAATGTCCACTCACAAGCTAAACTACACTTTGTATATAGATCAAGCTAGGTTTGGTTACTATGTTTATCGggataaattgaaaaatatttctttttttgtatttattaataaaaatacttttgtattatattttattaaaatcaaCTCATTTTTGTGAGTAGGTTGCCTAATATACTTTTACTTTTTACTTAAGTGTAGCACATGATTTACATTAACTTAAGAGATATAATTAATAgagacatcatctataaaagtgtatatatcttaaagaatatagaaataaagataaaaattaaagtGGGCATACAATGCAATTTCTTCTGTTTACTAGTGTCTTGGGCCTAAAAGATTGTTATTTGTATAGAAATTTACATAACTATTATTTTTGACaaattttttatacatttatacgtctaaagatttttttatatatttttactttgttcataaaaataacaaaaaaaaaaatcacataaaaaaaaaaaaattcaaacaacaaaaatcacataaaattttatttaaaaactataaaatatatttaaaattttggtacaatcgcatttttataatttttttttttgttgtttttgttttttttttttttttttgaaataatcctttatttattgaaatttttacatgaaaaatcctttTTACTCACTTTATTACATTATTACCCTCACACGCCTATTACTACATTTATacttacaaacttatttttattacacatttacCACTTACTCATCATACCATGCATACACGTGTTCTATCCCCatgcatcatcaatcaaatcatactctcttccctctcttttttcattttgttttgatttcattttcTATTCTTCATTTCTGTTCTCTAAGTTCATTTTGAATTCAAGTAACCTCCATTAACCACTCACAATTTATCACGTTTTTCCCTCTTATTTTTGGTTCATCCACGAATTTTCAACTTCCTCTTAGCCCACGATTTAGCAACTGTTTTTCCCTCtctgtttcattttttttcaatcttattTATACCATGGCAATCACTCGGTCATCTTCATCCCCTTCTCCAGTTCTCAAAAAGAAATCAAAAATGGGCAAGAAATCTTTGGCCAACAAATCCAAGGGTAAACGCCCAATCATTGATGAttttgattctgattttgaagCTCCCATGCCGAAGCGTGTGAAACCCACTTCTTCGAAGAAATCGAAGCTGAACTTGGAGGAGTCCTCGCTTCCAGAAATTTCTGGGAAAAAATTTCAGAAACCTGTTACACATTCTGCAGATCGGACTGAGGttggtttttagttttattttcgtttccccCTTTTCTTCCATTTCTGCTTTACCCAGATTTTTGGCGTTTCATGTTCATTTTGCTTTGTgtgattttagggtttcatttgtgcattttgtttcatgtttttaaattttttagttatttattgttgCTTTTGATCTTTCCATTTGATTCTGGTCTGGGTgttgttatttaattttgttttgttttctttatttttagtgtttttttgtgcttacaggttatgtgttttgttttcgTTTTTGGTGTTCTCAATCATTCTTCGTtagtttcttttcagtttttaaatAGTTTGTTACTGGTATGTTTTGATGTGTTTTCGATTTTCATAAGTTTTTGTTGTTTGctgttatattttagatttcaaaacgattttcaaatctttgctctatattttcctatagttgtatatgttttttagtttgtttgttgttttaatatagttttgtTGTTCTTTTTATACTGCATTTTTCGATTTCTTTTAGGGTTAGttgtttactgttttttttatgtttccaaACGATTTAAGGTCTTTGCTGTTATTTTCTGTGTAGTCATTCACAATTaatagtttgtttttagtttgtttgtagtTGTATTACAGTTTTCATACTGTTTAACTCaggatttttaatttatattggcCCTTTTTTGTTATGTTGCAGGTTTGGGACTGTAAATTTAGTCCTTCTGATTTTTACAGATCTAAGTGTGTGTGCACCAGTGTGTATTCTgtgataaataatattaaaaacactTTATCTGTTAATTTGCTTTCTTTGTTTCGTCAAACTCAGTTTGGGCATTTTCTGGATATGCCTGAGTTTGTTTTTCACCCACAAGTCGTTCATAGTTTACTACTAAGGGAAGTTTTACAGCCTAATCCTAAGGAGTTTTGGGCTAAGGTTGCTGGCCGTTGCATACGGTTTAGTGCCGAAGAATTTTACCTTATTTCTGGTTTAGATTGTTTCGGTGATtgcaacaagttgttgttttcacaggaaacaaatcaattggtagaaacatgtttccgtggtgtaaaaactattgacaacaaagccatcgaggatgcttttttgggtagtcggtggggtttggatgagtctattggtttgaaaatggctgttttgtatttcattcagtgttttcttcttagcaatACTCCTGACAAAGAAGTGTCTAGGTTTGTTCTAGATGTAGTTGATAGCGGTCGGTGGGAtgagtattgttggggtagggaATCATTTGAATTGACAATTGACTCATTCAAAGGTAGGATTGAGCATGGGatcattatgaaaaatagaaaggcagagaagggaggccaatatgatggctggtatagggcattgggatgtccttgggtttttactgtttggttttatgaatgCTGTCCTGCAATGGTGAACTCTTTCTGTAAGAGAGTTTCATCTTCTATTCCCAGGATTCTGAACTGGAGCAACACCAtcgtcaccaaaaatccaacccTTCGAGACTTGAAGGGCAAGATTTTTGATTTACCTTTGGAGAAGGTACTTtacagtttctttactgtttttttccTGTTTCTTTTCAGTTTAATATATGtagttgttttttggtttttccaattgttttaattttttttcatattatgtttaattatgctgTTCAGTTGAAGATAAAAAACATGCGTCCTACTGATGAAGAGAGGCAGCAGCTTCAACTTGACGGTCTATTTCTCGatgaatctattgatgaacGTGGTGTAGTGAAGCAATCCTTCGAGGGTGGCTCATCTTCAAAGAAGTCTGATTCAGCAGATATTGATTGGATGAAATCTAAGCTGGAGATGCTCAGTTCGAATCAATCATCATTGGCCGAGGACTTCATTTCGttgaggtgttttgttgattttaatttcaaatctgtaatgactgtaattaaggatatccaagagaaggttaatgccattcatcgtcgtccttctgacgaggtatttattcttattttattgtttaggtttttttatttttttttgtatagtttctttactgttttatttaagtttcattTATGTTGGCTGATACAGGGAAAGTCATCGGATGAATTAGTAACtcaagattctgatgatgatcctgatgatgatgatgatgatgatgatgccgaGGATGATGACAAGCAATTGCCTGATCCagaaaatattgattccgactccgacgatggtggtgagttggttaaagttggTGGGGATGCTGATGATGCTGACAAGGCTGTTACTGCTGTCCCTTCTGCTGATGTGAATCCTTCTGGGGATGTTGGAGGGAGTGATAAAAATGTTAAGGATGTTGAGAAGCCGAAGGGCGATGAGTCTCGATTGAAGGGGGACGATTTCTTTGATGGGTTGAGCCAGCTTGTAATAGATGATGATCAAGTTGTGTTGGCTGGCTTGGAGGCTGTTGCTAAAATCAATGTaagtttacttttaattgttttcaaaaaaactaggtttctttttggttgctcATTAGTTTCTATTATGTTTTGCAACTGTTTTAAtgcattctttattttttaggtCCCCGCACCCAATCCAGATGTTGTTGGTGAAAAGTCAGATGCCATTCATACTGATGAAGAAACTGAGGATACTGTCTCTGATACACCTCTGTTGGATAAGAGGAAGCGTGCTCCGGCCTTGAAATCTCCATTTGTTGATTTCGGGTCTGCTGATGTCGGGAGCACTCCAATGGAGCTTATGTCCTCAGGTTCTCAATCAGCTGGGGATGATAGGGATTTCAAAATGGTGACTTATGTGAAGGGCCTTTATGCTCTTAATGATGCTTTTGCTGATCCCGTATCTACCGAGATTGAGGCAAAATTTGACTCTTGGATTGGTGAAGGATTGCTTAAACATCCCAGGtgactattttttattaaatctgtttttgtattattttttttttccagttttATTCCTGTTTTAAtgctgtttttttttctttgtttttttgttgttgtaggcattataattgttatgaagacggcgcaaagaaatttaccccgggttttaggctaggtgttgattatgttgaGGATAAAACTTGGTTTTACCATTTGGCCACATGCGACATGTTTATGAACGACTCGGTAAAGTTTCCAATTTATATTGTACTTAT is a window from the Cannabis sativa cultivar Pink pepper isolate KNU-18-1 chromosome 1, ASM2916894v1, whole genome shotgun sequence genome containing:
- the LOC115706642 gene encoding GCN5-related N-acetyltransferase 6, chloroplastic isoform X1, producing the protein MSTISIHRLQLLSFSHGRIKSHRRFHRTYAITMTMDAKSSEKKKIEEISVQIPSLSSPITQRELLKSSDLQFNRLQPSERDLIQEKKLEFGHFVARDAILDEEFWTAAWLRAESHWEDRSSDRYVDNHKRKFAEQEFNAIKKRNKWQHRPNERCACIVAVKKETKNVKRTVLKSVVGTLDLSIRYLLHGETFPGERVKAPLFCSINRTSQNRYGYIANLCVAKSARRQGIASNMLYFAVESAISDGVEQVYVHVYRDNKAAQELYRKMGFELVQMASSQLLEEGTFLLCFKS
- the LOC115706642 gene encoding GCN5-related N-acetyltransferase 6, chloroplastic isoform X2, with amino-acid sequence MSTISIHRLQLLSFSHGRIKSHRRFHRTYAITMTMDAKSSEKKKIEEISVQIPSLSSPITQRELLKSSDLQFNRLQPSERDLIQEKKLEFGHFVARDAILDEEFWTAAWLRAESHWEDRSSDRYVDNHKRKFAEQVKKETKNVKRTVLKSVVGTLDLSIRYLLHGETFPGERVKAPLFCSINRTSQNRYGYIANLCVAKSARRQGIASNMLYFAVESAISDGVEQVYVHVYRDNKAAQELYRKMGFELVQMASSQLLEEGTFLLCFKS
- the LOC133031049 gene encoding uncharacterized protein LOC133031049 — encoded protein: MAITRSSSSPSPVLKKKSKMGKKSLANKSKGKRPIIDDFDSDFEAPMPKRVKPTSSKKSKLNLEESSLPEISGKKFQKPVTHSADRTEVWDCKFSPSDFYRSKCVCTSVYSVINNIKNTLSVNLLSLFRQTQFGHFLDMPEFVFHPQVVHSLLLREVLQPNPKEFWAKVAGRCIRFSAEEFYLISGLDCFGDCNKLLFSQETNQLVETCFRGVKTIDNKAIEDAFLGSRWGLDESIGLKMAVLYFIQCFLLSNTPDKEVSRFVLDVVDSGRWDEYCWGRESFELTIDSFKGRIEHGIIMKNRKAEKGGQYDGWYRALGCPWVFTVWFYECCPAMVNSFCKRVSSSIPRILNWSNTIVTKNPTLRDLKGKIFDLPLEKLKIKNMRPTDEERQQLQLDGLFLDESIDERGVVKQSFEGGSSSKKSDSADIDWMKSKLEMLSSNQSSLAEDFISLRCFVDFNFKSVMTVIKDIQEKVNAIHRRPSDEGKSSDELVTQDSDDDPDDDDDDDDAEDDDKQLPDPENIDSDSDDGGELVKVGGDADDADKAVTAVPSADVNPSGDVGGSDKNVKDVEKPKGDESRLKGDDFFDGLSQLVIDDDQVVLAGLEAVAKINVPAPNPDVVGEKSDAIHTDEETEDTVSDTPLLDKRKRAPALKSPFVDFGSADVGSTPMELMSSGSQSAGDDRDFKMVTYVKGLYALNDAFADPVSTEIEAKFDSWIGEGLLKHPRHYNCYEDGAKKFTPGFRLGVDYVEDKTWFYHLATCDMFMNDSHMNTIFYYLRKKGKYSSAVTLNFATTDCLFDDSIQALYHKFNKAKSMKTKMSHIHAAHPIAHYIRGMRIPCSKPWYEADHVLFIINLRRESHWVFGRLDVHERTLFLYNSLRTAKMNAAARNAMKAYSVLLPLFFDLLGFWKNRAQVPASVSTY